In a genomic window of Ranitomeya imitator isolate aRanImi1 chromosome 5, aRanImi1.pri, whole genome shotgun sequence:
- the LOC138637963 gene encoding serine-rich adhesin for platelets-like, translated as MSSDRMSSDTASSDTASNDSTSSNSTSSDNTSSDSMSNDTASSDSTSSDSASSDSTSSDTTSSDCTSSHTVSSDTASSDTASSDTTSSDSASSDSTSNDTASSDTTSNDSTSSNSTSSDNTSSDSMSNDTASSDSTSSDSASSDSTSSDTTSSDCTSSHTASSDRTSSDTTSNDTASSDTTSSDSASSDSTSSDTASSDTASSDSTSSDIASSDSTSSDSTSSDIASSDSASSDTASSDTASSDTTSSDTASSDTTSSDTASSDTASSDSTSSDTMSSDTASSDTASSDSTSSDTMSSDTASSDSTSSDIASSDSASSDSTSSDIASSDSASSDSTSSDIASSDTASSDTASSDTTSSDTASSDTTSSDTASSDTTSSDTASSDTTSSDTASSDTTSSDTASSDTSSDTTSSDTASSDTSSDTASSDTASSDTTSSDTASSDTSSDTASSDTTSSDTTSSDTTSSVTASSDSTSSDSASSDTASSNTASSDTASSDTASSDTTSSDTTSSDTASSDTTSSDTTSSDTASSDTASSDSTSSDSASMTPRLVTLRRDSASSDIASSDSTSSDTTSSDTMSSDTASSDIASSDSASSDTASSDTSSSDSMSSDRTSSDTSSSDTTSSDSTSSDTSSSDTASSDSTSSDTTDTASSDSASSDTTSSDAASSDTASSDSTSSDSTSSDTSSSDTTSSDSTSSDTSSSDTASSDSTSSDTTYSHIASMTPRLVTPRLVTARLVTPRRDTTSSDTASSDTASSDSTSSDIASSDSTSSDSTSSDIASSDSASSDTASSDTASSDTTSSDTASSDTTSSDTASSDTASSDSTSSDTMSSDTASSDTASSDSTSSDTMSSDTASSDSTSSDIASSDSASSDSTSSDIASSDSASSDSTSSDIASSDTASSDTASSDTTSSDTASSDTTSSDTASSDTTSSDTASSDTTSSDTASSDTTSSDTASSDTSSDTTSSDTASSDTSSDTASSDTASSDTTSSDTASSDTSSDTASSDTTSSDTTSSDTTSSVTASSDSTSSDSASSDTASSNTASSDTASSDTASSDTTSSDTTSSDTASSDTTSSDTTSSDTASSDTASSDSTSSDSASMTPRLVTLRRDSASSDIASSDSTSSDTTSSDTMSSDTASSDIASSDSASSDTASSDTSSSDSMSSDRTSSDTSSSDTTSSDSTSSDTSSSDTASSDSTSSDTTDTASSDSASSDTTSSDAASSDTASSDSTSSDSTSSDTSSSDTTSSDSTSSDTSSSDTASSDSTSSDTTYSHIASMTPRLVTPRLVTARLVTPRRDTTSSDAASSDTASSDSAPSDTTSSHIASSDCTSSDTASSDTASSDCTSSDTADSASSDTSSSDTASSDSTSSDTTYSHIASSDTASSDIASSDSASSDTASSDSTSSDSMSSDIASSDSTSSDTSSSDTSSDSASSDTSSSDTASSDSTSSDTTYSHIASSDTASSDSASSDSASSDSASSDTTSSDAASSDTASSDSASSDTTSSHIASSDCTSSNTASSDTASSDTTSSDSTSSDTASSDTASSDSASSDTTSSDAASSDTTSSDAASSDTASSDSASSDTTSSHIASSDCTSSDTASSDTTSSDCMSSDTASSDTASRETASSDTSDSTSSDSASSDTASSDSASSDSASSDSTSSDTTSSDTASSDSMSSDIVSSDSASSDTSSSDIASSDTASSDTASSDSMSSDTSSSDIASSDTASSDIASSDSTSSDSASSDSTSSDTTSSDTSSSDTTSSYTTSSDSTSSDIASSDSTSSDTSSSDTASSDSTSSDSASTSSDTASSDSMSSDSTSSDTTSSDIASSDTASSDIASSDSTSSDSASSDSTSSDTTFSDTSSSDTTSSYTSSDSTSSDIASSDSTSSDTLSSDTASSDSTSSDSASSDTFTEGDTLSSDTSSSDTTSSDTTSSDSTSSDSASSDSTSSDTTSSDTASSDSASSDTASSDTSSSDTTSSDSTSSDSASSDSASSDTSSSYTSSDSTSSDIASSGIASSDSASSDSASSDSTSSDIASSDSASSDTTSSGTSSSDSTSSDTSSSDTTSSDTSSSDSTSSDSTSSDIASSDSTDTTSSDTASSDTSSSDTSSSDTTCSDTSSSDTASSDTSSSDTASSDSASSDTTSSDTSSDTSSSDTASSDTASSDIASSDTASSDTASSDTASSDIASSDTASSDTSSSDTTSSDTSSSDTSSSDTSSSDTASSDTSSSDTSSSDTASSDSASSDTTSSDTTSSDTSSSDTASSDTASSDIASSDTASSDIASISKSTMKRRLDESKSRGVTTRCRLLISLKTERPDWILPKNILRSHPGLEKQKQISLYQNDGKRKV; from the exons ATGTCTAGTGACCGCAtgtctagtgacaccgcgtctagtgacaccgcgtctaaTGACAGCACGTCTAGTAACAGCACGTCTAGTGACAATACGTCTAGTGACAGTATGTCTAatgacaccgcgtctagtgacagcacGTCTAGTGACAGCGCGTCTAGTGACAGCACATCTAGTGACACCACGTCTAGTGACTGCACGTCTAGTCACACCGtgtctagtgacaccgcgtctagtgacaccgcgtctagtgacaccacgtctagtgacagcgcgtctagtgacagcacgtctaatgacaccgcgtctagtgacaccacGTCTAATGACAGCACGTCTAGTAACAGCACGTCTAGTGACAATACGTCTAGTGACAGTATGTCTAatgacaccgcgtctagtgacagcacGTCTAGTGACAGCGCGTCTAGTGACAGCACATCTAGTGACACCACATCTAGTGACTGCACGTCTAGTCACACCGCGTCTAGTGACCGCACGTCTAGTGACACCACGTCTAatgacaccgcgtctagtgacaccacgtctagtgacagcgcgtctagtgacagcacatctagtgacaccgcgtctagtgacaccgcgtctagtgacagcacGTCTAGTGACATCGCGTCTAGTGACAGCACGTCTAGTGACAGCACGTCTAGTGACATCGCGTCTAGTGACAGCGCGTCTAGTGATACCGCATCTAGTGATACCGCATCTAGTGATACCACGTCTAGTGATACCGCATCTAGTGATACCACGTCTAGTGATACCGCATCTAGTGATaccgcgtctagtgacagcacGTCTAGTGACACCATGTCTAGTGATACCGCGTCTAGTGATaccgcgtctagtgacagcacGTCTAGTGACACCATGTCTAGTGATaccgcgtctagtgacagcacGTCTAGTGACATCGCGTCTAGTGACAGCGCGTCTAGTGACAGCACGTCTAGTGACATCGCGTCTAGTGACAGCGCGTCTAGTGACAGCACGTCTAGTGACATCGCGTCTAGTGATACCGCATCTAGTGATACCGCATCTAGTGATACCACGTCTAGTGATACCGCATCTAGTGATACCACGTCTAGTGATACCGCATCTAGTGATACCACGTCTAGTGATACCGCATCTAGTGATACCACGTCTAGTGATACCGCGTCTAGTGATACCACGTCTAGTGATACCGCGTCTAGTGATACGTCTAGTGATACCACGTCTAGTGATACCGCATCTAGTGATACGTCTAGTGATACCGCGTCTAGTGATACCGCGTCTAGTGATACCACGTCTAGTGATACCGCGTCTAGTGATACGTCTAGTGATACCGCGTCTAGTGATACCACGTCTAGTGATACCACGTCTAGTGACACCACGTCTAGTGTTaccgcgtctagtgacagcacgtctagtgacagcgcgtctagtgataccgcgtctagtaacaccgcgtctagtgacaccgcgtctagtgatACCGCATCTAGTGATACCACGTCTAGTGATACCACGTCTAGTGATACCGCGTCTAGTGATACCACGTCTAGTGATACcacgtctagtgacaccgcgtctagtgataccgcgtctagtgacagcacgtctagtgacagcgcgtcta tgacaccgcgtctagtgacatTGCGTCGTGACAGCGCGTCTAGTGACATCGCGTCTAGTGACAGCACGTCTAGTGATACCACGTCTAGTGACACCATGTCTAGTGACACCGCGTCAAGTGACATCGCGTCTAGTGACAgcgcgtctagtgacaccgcgtctagtgacacctcgtctagtgacaGCATGTCTAGTGACCGCACAtctagtgacacctcgtctagtgacaccacgtctagtgacagcacgtctagtgacacctcgtctagtgacaccgcgtccAGTGACAGCACGTCTAGTGACACCAC TGACACCGCATCTAGTGACAGTGCGTCTAGTGACACCACGTCTAGTGATGccgcgtctagtgacaccgcgtctagtgacagcacgtctagtgacagcacatctagtgacacctcgtctagtgacaccacgtctagtgacagcacgtctagtgacacctcgtctagtgacaccgcgtccAGTGACAGCACGTCTAGTGACACCACATATAGTCACATCGCGTCTatgacaccgcgtctagtgacaccgcgtctagtgacagcgcgtctagtgacaccgcgtcgTGACACcacgtctagtgacaccgcgtctagtgacaccgcgtctagtgacagcacGTCTAGTGACATCGCGTCTAGTGACAGCACGTCTAGTGACAGCACGTCTAGTGACATCGCGTCTAGTGACAGCGCGTCTAGTGATACCGCATCTAGTGATACCGCATCTAGTGATACCACGTCTAGTGATACCGCATCTAGTGATACCACGTCTAGTGATACCGCATCTAGTGATaccgcgtctagtgacagcacGTCTAGTGACACCATGTCTAGTGATACCGCGTCTAGTGATaccgcgtctagtgacagcacGTCTAGTGACACCATGTCTAGTGATaccgcgtctagtgacagcacGTCTAGTGACATCGCGTCTAGTGACAGCGCGTCTAGTGACAGCACGTCTAGTGACATCGCGTCTAGTGACAGCGCGTCTAGTGACAGCACGTCTAGTGACATCGCGTCTAGTGATACCGCATCTAGTGATACCGCATCTAGTGATACCACGTCTAGTGATACCGCATCTAGTGATACCACGTCTAGTGATACCGCATCTAGTGATACCACGTCTAGTGATACCGCATCTAGTGATACCACGTCTAGTGATACCGCGTCTAGTGATACCACGTCTAGTGATACCGCGTCTAGTGATACGTCTAGTGATACCACGTCTAGTGATACCGCATCTAGTGATACGTCTAGTGATACCGCGTCTAGTGATACCGCGTCTAGTGATACCACGTCTAGTGATACCGCGTCTAGTGATACGTCTAGTGATACCGCGTCTAGTGATACCACGTCTAGTGATACCACGTCTAGTGACACCACGTCTAGTGTTaccgcgtctagtgacagcacgtctagtgacagcgcgtctagtgataccgcgtctagtaacaccgcgtctagtgacaccgcgtctagtgatACCGCATCTAGTGATACCACGTCTAGTGATACCACGTCTAGTGATACCGCGTCTAGTGATACCACGTCTAGTGATACcacgtctagtgacaccgcgtctagtgataccgcgtctagtgacagcacgtctagtgacagcgcgtcta tgacaccgcgtctagtgacatTGCGTCGTGACAGCGCGTCTAGTGACATCGCGTCTAGTGACAGCACGTCTAGTGATACCACGTCTAGTGACACCATGTCTAGTGACACCGCGTCAAGTGACATCGCGTCTAGTGACAgcgcgtctagtgacaccgcgtctagtgacacctcgtctagtgacaGCATGTCTAGTGACCGCACAtctagtgacacctcgtctagtgacaccacgtctagtgacagcacgtctagtgacacctcgtctagtgacaccgcgtccAGTGACAGCACGTCTAGTGACACCAC TGACACCGCATCTAGTGACAGTGCGTCTAGTGACACCACGTCTAGTGATGccgcgtctagtgacaccgcgtctagtgacagcacgtctagtgacagcacatctagtgacacctcgtctagtgacaccacgtctagtgacagcacgtctagtgacacctcgtctagtgacaccgcgtccAGTGACAGCACGTCTAGTGACACCACATATAGTCACATCGCGTCTatgacaccgcgtctagtgacaccgcgtctagtgacagcgcgtctagtgacaccgcgtcgTGACACCACGTCTAGTGATGCCGCGTCTAGTGATACCGCGTCTAGTGACAGCGCGCCTAGTGACACCACATCTAGTCACATCGCGTCTAGTGACTGcacgtctagtgacaccgcgtctagtgacaccgcgtctagtgactgcacgtctagtgacaccgc tgacagcgcgtctagtgacacctcatctagtgacaccgcgtctagtgacagcacGTCTAGTGACACCACATATAGTCACAtcgcgtctagtgacaccgcgtctagtgacatcgcgtctagtgacagcgcgtctagtgacaccgcgtctagtgacagcacGTCTAGTGACAGCATGTCTAGTGACATCGCGTCTAGTGACAGCACAtctagtgacacctcgtctagtgacacgtctagtgacagcgcgtctagtgacacctcgtctagtgacaccgcgtccAGTGACAGCACGTCTAGTGACACCACATATAGTCACAtcgcgtctagtgacaccgcgtctagtgacagcgCGTCTAGTGACAGCGCGTCTAGTGACAGCGCGTCTAGTGACACCACGTCTAGTGATGCCGCGTCTAGTGATACCGCGTCTAGTGACAGCGCGTCTAGTGACACCACATCTAGTCACATCGCGTCTAGTGACTGCACGTCTAGTaacaccgcgtctagtgacaccgcgtctagtgacaccacgtctagtgacagcacgtctagtgacaccgcgtctagtgacaccgcaTCTAGTGACAGCGCGTCTAGTGACACCACGTCTAGTGATGCCGCGTCTAGTGACACCACGTCTAGTGATGCCGCGTCTAGTGATACCGCGTCTAGTGACAGCGCGTCTAGTGACACCACATCTAGTCACATCGCGTCTAGTGACTGcacgtctagtgacaccgcgtctagtgacaccacGTCTAGTGACTGCAtgtctagtgacaccgcgtctagtgacaccgcgtctagagaaaccgcgtctagtgacacctc tgacagcacgtctagtgacagcgcgtctagtgacaccgcgtctagtgacagcgCGTCTAGTGACAGCGCGTCTAGTGACAGCACGTCTAGTGACACCACGTCTAGTGATACCGCGTCTAGTGACAGCATGTCTAGTGACATCGTGTCTAGTGACAGCGCGTCTAGTGATACCTCGTCTAGTGACAtcgcgtctagtgacaccgcgtctagtgatACCGCGTCTAGTGACAGCATGTCTAGTGATACCTCGTCTAGTGACAtcgcgtctagtgacaccgcgtctagtgacatCGCGTCTAGTGACAGCACGTCTAGTGACAGCGCATCTAGTGACAGCACGTCTAGTGACACCACGTCTAGTGACACTTCGTCTAGTGACACTACGTCTAGTTACACCACGTCTAGTGACAGCACGTCTAGTGACATCGCGTCTAGTGACAGCAcgtctagtgacacctcgtctagtgacaccgcgtctagtgacagcacatctagtgacagcgcgtcta CGTCTAGTGATACCGCGTCTAGTGACAGCATGTCTAGTGACAGCACGTCTAGTGATACCACGTCTAGTGACAtcgcgtctagtgacaccgcgtctagtgatATCGCGTCTAGTGACAGCACATCTAGTGACAGCGCATCTAGTGACAGCACGTCTAGTGACACCACATTTAGTGACACTTCGTCTAGTGACACTACGTCTAGTTACACGTCTAGTGACAGCACATCTAGTGACATCGCGTCTAGTGACAGCACGTCTAGTGACACCTtgtctagtgacaccgcgtctagtgacagcacgtctagtgacagcgcgtctagtgacacctttactgaggg tgacaccttgtctagtgacacctcgtctagtgacaccACGTCTAGTGACACCACGTCTAGTGACAGCACATCTAGTGACAGCGCGTCTAGTGACAGCACGTCTAGTGACACcacgtctagtgacaccgcgtctagtgactccgcgtctagtgacaccgcgtctagtgacacctcgtctagtgacaccACGTCTAGTGACAGCACATCTAGTGACAGCGCATCTAGTGACAGCGCGTCTAGTGACACTTCGTCTAGTTACACGTCTAGTGACAGCACGTCTAGTGACATCGCGTCTAGTGGCATCGCGTCTAGTGACAGCGCGTCTAGTGACAGCGCGTCTAGTGACAGCACGTCTAGTGACATCGCGTCTAGTGACAGCGCGTCTAGTGACACCACGTCTAGTGGCACCTCGTCTAGTGACAGCAcgtctagtgacacctcgtctagtgaTACCACAtctagtgacacctcgtctagtgacagcacgtctagtgacagcacgtctagtgacatcgcgtctagtgacagcac tgacaccacgtctagtgacaccgcatctagtgacacctcgtctagtgacacctcgtctagtgacaccACGTGTAGTGATacctcgtctagtgacaccgcatctagtgacacctcgtctagtgacaccgcgtctagtgacagcgCGTCTAGTGACACCACGTCTAGTGACACGTCTAGTGATACCTCGTCTAGTGataccgcgtctagtgacaccgcgtctagtgacatcgcgtctagtgacaccgcgtctagtgacaccgcgtctagtgacaccgcgtctagtgacatcgcgtctagtgacaccgcgtctagtgacacctcgtctagtgacaccACGTCTAGTGATACCTCGTCTAGTGATACCTcgtctagtgacacctcgtctagtgacaccgcgtctagtgacacctcgtctagtgacacctcgtctagtgacaccgcgtctagtgacagcgCGTCTAGTGACACCACGTCTAGTGACACCACGTCTAGTGATACCTCGTCTAGTGataccgcgtctagtgacaccgcgtctagtgacatcgcgtctagtgacaccgcgtctagtgacatcgcgtcta TATCTAAGTCCACCATGAAGAGAAGACTTGATGAGAGTAAATCCAGAGGGGTCACTACAAGGTGCAGACTATTAATTAGCCTGAAAACAGAAAGGCCAGATTGGATTTTGCCAAAAAACATCTTGAGAAGCCACCCAGGTCTGGAAAAGCAAAAACAGATcagcctgtaccagaatgatgggaagaggaAAGTCTAG